One window of the Candidatus Polarisedimenticolia bacterium genome contains the following:
- a CDS encoding SGNH/GDSL hydrolase family protein, producing MTVPASAPAGPGRSRHRSLWAPGSLPGAGLIAAAAALWPGFVRRLVPLEWQLGNIAPALLVLEILIGGAGILFLLRPDLPRRAWLRLFPTRRELRLKLLLLAVSVSLALALSEAVLRITGYPFRTRWTPSELTLARFDPDLGWSYIPDRTVTQRFGSHGRPIPMHFNDLGARVGEPGKRFDRQTPTVIFVGDSYTFGHGVTYEESFAGQFEKQAGASLQVVNLGVQGYGTDQSLLLLRRHLRDFNTKAVVYTFLLDHVKRNDNADRRLLFPGAKFLGTKPRFALCGGSLVEVERPRRYDDRRELRVGQALRLAWTKWGPSPSVPLTRALVRQMRDEVEASGAAFVLVLWTNRHALPPGAVARAFFPGLRVNVVDTGSGAPADWDSYHIPGEYHPDARAHAWVARLLAEKLRELGLGATP from the coding sequence ATGACCGTTCCCGCCAGCGCCCCGGCCGGGCCGGGGAGATCGCGCCACCGGTCCCTTTGGGCGCCGGGCTCGCTACCCGGCGCCGGGCTGATCGCGGCGGCGGCCGCGCTGTGGCCGGGCTTCGTGCGGCGGCTTGTGCCCCTGGAGTGGCAGCTCGGCAACATCGCCCCGGCGCTGCTTGTCCTGGAGATCCTGATCGGCGGCGCGGGGATCCTCTTCCTCCTCAGGCCGGACCTGCCCCGGCGCGCCTGGCTCCGCCTGTTTCCCACGCGCCGCGAGCTTCGTCTCAAGCTCCTGCTCCTGGCGGTGTCGGTATCGCTGGCGCTCGCTCTCTCCGAAGCGGTGTTGCGGATCACCGGCTACCCGTTCCGCACCCGCTGGACCCCCTCCGAGCTGACCCTGGCGCGCTTCGATCCCGATTTGGGCTGGTCCTACATTCCCGACCGGACGGTCACGCAGCGGTTCGGCTCCCACGGGCGGCCCATCCCGATGCACTTCAACGATCTCGGCGCCCGCGTCGGAGAGCCCGGGAAGCGATTCGATCGGCAGACTCCCACCGTGATCTTCGTGGGCGATTCCTACACCTTCGGCCATGGCGTGACCTACGAGGAGAGCTTCGCCGGCCAGTTCGAGAAGCAGGCCGGAGCTTCCCTCCAGGTCGTGAACCTCGGCGTCCAGGGATACGGGACCGACCAGTCGCTGCTGCTGCTCAGGCGCCATCTGCGCGACTTCAACACCAAGGCCGTGGTCTACACCTTCCTGCTCGATCACGTGAAGCGCAACGACAACGCCGACCGGAGGCTGTTGTTCCCCGGGGCGAAGTTCCTCGGAACCAAGCCGCGCTTCGCGCTGTGCGGCGGCTCGCTCGTGGAAGTGGAGAGGCCCCGCCGCTACGACGACCGGCGCGAGCTGCGCGTCGGCCAGGCGCTCCGGCTGGCCTGGACGAAATGGGGCCCTTCGCCCAGCGTTCCTCTGACGCGGGCGCTGGTCCGGCAGATGCGAGACGAGGTGGAGGCGAGCGGTGCCGCGTTCGTGCTGGTCCTCTGGACGAACCGCCATGCGCTGCCGCCGGGGGCAGTGGCGCGCGCCTTCTTCCCGGGGCTTCGTGTCAACGTCGTGGACACCGGATCGGGAGCGCCGGCAGACTGGGACTCCTACCACATCCCGGGCGAGTACCATCCCGACGCCCGGGCGCATGCCTGGGTGGCCCGGCTCCTCGCGGAGAAGCTCAGGGAGCTGGGTCTCGGCGCGACCCCCTGA
- a CDS encoding aldehyde dehydrogenase — protein MPRLLNYIGGKQVPPVSGSWLPNVDPATGSVYSEVPDSDAPDVERAVAAAAQAFPSWSRATASERSRILLRIADLIDAKREALARSECVDTGKPLALAQSLDIPRSSANLRFFATAILHFHSESHATDHQALNYTLRRPRGVAGVISPWNLPLYLLTWKVAPALAAGNTVVAKPSEITPMTAALLSEICVEAGLPAGVLNIVHGAGAKAGAALVRHPGVGTLSFTGGTRTGADIAAAAGPLFKKIALELGGKNPNILFADAPLPEALATSLQSSFTNQGQICLSGSRIFVESSAFEPFVERFVAAAKALKVGDPFDASSDQGALVSRAQLDKVSAYIDLARSEGGRILCGGAPPARLPERCRGGFFMEPTVIAGLGVGSRVNQEEIFGPVVTVTPFEDEDEVVTYANSTSYGLAASIWTKDLARAHRLAERIQSGTVWINCWMIRDLRVPFGGMKSSGVGREGGEEALRFFTEPKNVCVSFRPAAAEAP, from the coding sequence CTGCCGCGCCTGCTCAACTACATCGGCGGGAAGCAGGTGCCGCCGGTTTCAGGCTCCTGGCTGCCGAACGTCGACCCGGCCACTGGATCGGTCTACTCCGAGGTCCCCGACAGCGACGCGCCGGACGTCGAGCGGGCGGTCGCGGCCGCGGCGCAGGCGTTTCCCTCCTGGTCCCGCGCGACGGCGTCGGAGCGCTCCCGGATTCTCCTGCGCATCGCCGATCTCATCGACGCGAAGCGGGAGGCGCTCGCCAGGAGCGAATGCGTCGACACGGGCAAGCCCCTGGCGCTGGCGCAAAGCCTCGACATTCCGCGCTCCTCGGCCAACTTGAGGTTCTTCGCCACCGCCATCCTTCACTTCCACTCCGAATCCCATGCCACCGATCATCAAGCGCTGAATTACACCCTGCGCCGGCCCCGCGGCGTGGCGGGGGTGATCTCTCCCTGGAACCTCCCGCTCTATCTCCTGACCTGGAAGGTGGCGCCCGCTCTCGCCGCCGGCAACACCGTGGTCGCGAAGCCCTCCGAAATCACCCCCATGACGGCGGCGCTCCTGTCGGAAATCTGCGTCGAGGCCGGGCTGCCCGCCGGGGTCCTGAACATCGTCCACGGCGCGGGCGCCAAGGCGGGCGCGGCGCTCGTCCGGCATCCGGGAGTGGGCACCCTCTCCTTCACGGGCGGAACGCGGACGGGGGCCGACATCGCCGCCGCCGCCGGGCCGCTCTTCAAGAAGATCGCGCTGGAGCTCGGCGGCAAGAACCCCAACATCCTGTTCGCCGACGCGCCGCTTCCGGAGGCCCTGGCGACGAGCCTCCAGTCCTCCTTCACCAACCAGGGGCAGATCTGCCTGAGCGGCTCGCGAATCTTCGTGGAGAGCAGCGCCTTCGAGCCGTTCGTCGAGCGCTTCGTCGCGGCCGCCAAGGCCCTGAAGGTGGGCGATCCGTTCGACGCGTCGAGCGACCAGGGGGCCCTGGTGTCGCGCGCGCAGCTCGACAAAGTGAGCGCCTACATCGACCTGGCCCGGAGCGAGGGAGGGCGGATCCTCTGCGGCGGAGCCCCGCCGGCGCGCCTGCCGGAGCGCTGCCGGGGCGGGTTCTTCATGGAGCCGACGGTGATCGCCGGGCTCGGCGTCGGCAGCCGCGTGAACCAGGAGGAGATCTTCGGGCCGGTCGTGACGGTCACCCCCTTCGAGGACGAGGACGAAGTGGTCACTTACGCCAACTCCACCTCCTACGGGCTCGCCGCCTCGATCTGGACGAAGGATCTGGCGCGCGCCCACCGGTTGGCGGAGCGCATCCAGTCGGGCACGGTGTGGATCAACTGCTGGATGATCCGCGATCTGCGCGTCCCGTTCGGGGGGATGAAGAGCAGCGGCGTCGGCCGCGAGGGAGGCGAGGAGGCGCTGCGCTTCTTCACCGAGCCGAAGAACGTCTGCGTCAGCTTCCGGCCGGCCGCGGCGGAGGCCCCATGA
- a CDS encoding methyltransferase domain-containing protein: protein MEPAVRWDAAQYERFARERSRPFLDLLARVGEIEPRRIADLGCGTGELTRLLLRRWPRATVWGVDSSLEMLERARRSPASPNLRFVRRDLRRWRPTRPLDLIVSNAVLQWLPSHGRVLESLAELLGAKGTMAVQIPNNRRAPASRAVEDLLAEPRWRTSLARAAALPAVEAPRFYAERLGALGFQVDLWETTYHHRLAAAAEIVEWLRGTTLRPILTAFPAAQAAAFLAALKRRLRTAYPADARGVVFPFQRIFFVATRRGRTGLRGSRRDPAP from the coding sequence ATGGAACCGGCGGTTCGATGGGACGCGGCCCAGTACGAGCGTTTCGCGCGCGAGCGCTCCCGGCCCTTCCTCGACCTCCTGGCGCGGGTCGGGGAGATCGAGCCGCGGCGGATCGCCGATCTCGGATGCGGGACCGGCGAGCTGACGCGGCTCCTGCTGCGGCGCTGGCCGCGCGCCACCGTCTGGGGCGTCGATAGCTCCCTGGAGATGCTGGAGCGCGCCCGGCGCTCCCCCGCCAGTCCGAACCTGCGATTCGTCCGCCGCGATCTCCGGCGCTGGCGCCCGACGCGGCCCCTCGATCTGATCGTCAGCAACGCCGTGCTTCAATGGCTGCCCTCTCACGGCCGCGTCCTGGAGTCGCTCGCCGAGCTTCTCGGCGCCAAGGGGACGATGGCGGTGCAGATCCCGAACAACCGCCGCGCGCCGGCGTCGCGGGCCGTCGAGGATCTCCTCGCCGAGCCGCGGTGGAGAACGAGTCTCGCCCGGGCCGCGGCCCTGCCCGCCGTCGAGGCTCCGCGCTTCTACGCCGAGCGCCTCGGGGCGCTCGGATTCCAGGTCGATCTGTGGGAGACCACCTACCACCATCGCCTCGCGGCCGCCGCCGAGATCGTGGAATGGCTGCGGGGAACGACGCTCCGCCCGATCCTCACCGCCTTCCCGGCAGCGCAGGCCGCCGCGTTCCTCGCCGCGCTGAAGCGCCGCCTCCGGACCGCCTATCCGGCCGACGCCCGCGGCGTGGTCTTTCCGTTCCAAAGGATTTTCTTCGTGGCGACGCGCCGCGGCCGGACGGGCCTCAGGGGGTCGCGCCGAGACCCAGCTCCCTGA
- a CDS encoding 3-hydroxyanthranilate 3,4-dioxygenase encodes MPPLAPYNLKAWIEENRHLLKPPVGNKMVWRDSEIQVMIVGGPNRRKDYHVDPGEEFFYQIEGDMTLRIIEDGAPKDIVIHQGDIFLLPPYVPHSPQRGANTVGMVIERHRAEGEKDSLRWYCEECGEILYDSSFQLVDLGTQLKPVIESFWADEKLRTCRKCGTIMMPPAPA; translated from the coding sequence ATGCCCCCTCTCGCCCCCTACAACCTGAAGGCTTGGATCGAGGAGAACCGCCATCTGCTCAAGCCGCCGGTCGGAAACAAGATGGTTTGGCGGGATTCCGAGATCCAGGTGATGATCGTCGGCGGCCCGAACCGCCGCAAGGACTACCACGTCGACCCCGGCGAGGAATTCTTCTACCAGATCGAAGGCGACATGACGCTCCGGATCATTGAAGACGGCGCGCCCAAGGACATCGTGATCCATCAGGGCGACATCTTTCTTCTGCCCCCTTACGTCCCCCACTCGCCCCAGCGCGGCGCGAACACCGTCGGCATGGTCATCGAGCGCCATCGTGCCGAAGGAGAGAAGGACTCGCTGCGATGGTATTGCGAGGAATGCGGCGAGATCCTCTACGACTCCTCCTTCCAGCTGGTGGACCTCGGGACGCAGCTCAAGCCGGTCATCGAGAGCTTCTGGGCCGACGAGAAGCTCCGGACCTGCCGCAAGTGCGGGACGATCATGATGCCGCCGGCCCCGGCCTGA
- a CDS encoding Rid family hydrolase: MSAREAGKDRVISRRAPEPVGAYPHARRAGNLLFLSGIGPRRRGSQEIPGVTLDAQGKVVAYDIEIQCRSVFENVRAVLEDAGSSWENMIDVTVFLTRMKEDFPVFNRLYAEYFSGVQPARTTVEVGALPTPIAVELKVIATIGDPAR; encoded by the coding sequence ATGAGCGCGAGGGAAGCGGGAAAGGACCGGGTGATCAGCCGCCGGGCGCCGGAGCCGGTGGGAGCCTATCCGCACGCCCGGCGGGCCGGCAACCTCCTCTTTCTCTCCGGCATCGGCCCGCGGAGGCGGGGCTCCCAGGAGATCCCGGGCGTCACGCTCGACGCGCAGGGGAAGGTGGTCGCCTACGACATCGAGATCCAGTGCCGCTCGGTGTTCGAGAACGTCCGCGCCGTCCTGGAGGATGCCGGCTCGTCCTGGGAGAACATGATCGACGTCACCGTCTTCCTGACGCGCATGAAGGAGGACTTTCCGGTCTTCAACCGACTCTACGCCGAGTATTTCTCCGGCGTCCAGCCGGCGCGCACCACCGTCGAGGTCGGCGCGCTTCCCACTCCGATCGCCGTGGAGCTGAAAGTGATCGCCACGATCGGCGATCCGGCGCGATGA
- the kynU gene encoding kynureninase: protein MPSPRGDASTQPLFSEAHAKDLDARDPLASFRARFHVPPGPGGEPLIYFSGNSLGLQPRSAPERVAREMEAWARMGGAAHFKEEDPWYRYHESLAAPLARLAGALPSEVVAMNSLTVNLHLMMATFYRPRPGRAAVVMEDRAFPSDAYAVQTHLRSRGIDPDEEILIVRPAGGRPCPSTEDFEALLEREQGRIALVLLGGVNYATGQAFDLGRIAAAAKRLRLTLGVDLAHAIGNVPLQLHDWGIDFAVWCSYKYLNGGPGAAGGCFVHAAHAGDLSLPRLGGWWGNDPATRFEMRPDFVPRPGADGWQLSNPPVLALAPLKASLEIFEEAGMDALRAKSVSLTSCLEASLASLGGACELITPRDPAARGCQLSLRFASRARAVHQALAERGIVADFREPDLIRVAPVPLYNRFEEVLRFSRILAGIVGPSAPEA from the coding sequence ATGCCCAGCCCTCGCGGGGACGCCTCAACCCAGCCTCTTTTCTCCGAGGCGCACGCCAAGGATCTCGACGCCCGAGATCCCCTCGCCTCCTTCCGGGCGCGCTTCCACGTGCCGCCGGGCCCCGGCGGCGAGCCGCTCATCTATTTCAGCGGCAACTCCCTCGGCCTGCAGCCTCGATCGGCACCGGAGAGGGTGGCGAGGGAGATGGAAGCATGGGCCCGGATGGGGGGCGCCGCGCACTTCAAGGAGGAGGATCCCTGGTACCGCTATCACGAGTCCCTGGCGGCTCCGCTGGCGCGGCTGGCGGGGGCGTTGCCTTCGGAAGTGGTCGCCATGAACTCGCTGACGGTGAACCTGCATCTGATGATGGCCACCTTCTACCGTCCTCGCCCCGGGCGCGCCGCCGTGGTCATGGAGGATCGCGCTTTTCCCTCGGACGCCTACGCCGTCCAGACGCATCTTCGGAGCCGCGGCATCGATCCCGACGAGGAGATCCTGATCGTCCGGCCGGCGGGCGGACGGCCCTGCCCGAGCACCGAGGATTTCGAGGCGCTGCTGGAGCGGGAGCAAGGGAGGATCGCCTTGGTTCTCCTGGGGGGCGTTAACTACGCGACGGGTCAGGCCTTCGATCTCGGGCGGATCGCCGCGGCGGCGAAGCGCCTCCGCCTCACCCTGGGGGTCGATCTGGCGCATGCCATCGGCAACGTCCCGCTGCAACTGCACGATTGGGGAATCGATTTCGCCGTCTGGTGCTCCTACAAGTATCTCAACGGAGGCCCCGGCGCCGCCGGCGGCTGCTTCGTCCACGCCGCGCACGCGGGCGATCTCTCGCTGCCCCGGCTGGGGGGATGGTGGGGGAACGATCCGGCGACGCGTTTCGAGATGCGGCCCGACTTCGTCCCCCGTCCGGGAGCGGACGGCTGGCAGCTCAGCAATCCTCCCGTCCTGGCGCTGGCTCCGCTGAAAGCCTCGCTGGAGATTTTCGAGGAGGCCGGCATGGACGCGCTGCGGGCCAAGTCGGTCTCCCTGACCTCCTGCCTCGAGGCCTCGCTCGCTTCCCTGGGAGGGGCCTGCGAGCTGATCACGCCGCGCGATCCCGCCGCGCGCGGGTGCCAGCTCTCGCTGCGCTTCGCGAGCCGGGCCCGCGCGGTGCACCAGGCGCTCGCCGAGCGCGGCATCGTCGCCGACTTCCGCGAGCCCGACCTGATCCGCGTGGCTCCCGTCCCCCTCTACAACCGGTTCGAAGAGGTCCTGCGCTTCAGCCGGATTCTGGCCGGGATCGTCGGCCCCTCCGCTCCCGAGGCTTGA
- a CDS encoding amidohydrolase family protein, which yields MKELPPKIDLHTHILPASLPDFAARYGYSGFARLERLDAGRARMMIGDRCFREIGRNAWDPAERLADCDAHGVAVQVLSTVPVMFSYWAKAEDARDVSRLLNDHIASVVAAHPRRFAGLGTVPLQSPDLAAEEMERCVRDLGLCGVEIGSHVNDWNLDQPELFPFFRRAEELGAAIFVHPWDMMGKERMPRYWLPWLVGMPAEVSLAICSMIFGGVLERLPKLRIAFAHGGGAFPGTLGRIERGFAARPDLCAVDNPVPPRAYLGRFYLDSLVHDPVALKVILDLAGCDKVALGSDYPFPLGEPVPGTTIEAVEGITPGMIDRLFRGTALEFLGLNHDRFFS from the coding sequence GTGAAGGAACTTCCGCCGAAGATCGATCTTCACACCCACATCCTGCCGGCGAGTCTTCCGGACTTCGCGGCCCGCTACGGCTATTCGGGCTTCGCGCGCCTGGAGCGGCTGGATGCGGGCCGTGCCCGGATGATGATCGGCGATCGCTGCTTCCGGGAGATCGGCCGGAACGCCTGGGATCCCGCCGAGCGCCTCGCCGATTGCGACGCCCACGGGGTGGCGGTGCAGGTCCTTTCCACCGTGCCGGTGATGTTCTCCTACTGGGCCAAGGCGGAGGACGCCCGGGACGTCAGCCGCTTGTTGAACGATCACATCGCCTCGGTCGTGGCCGCACACCCGCGCCGCTTTGCCGGCCTCGGCACCGTCCCGCTGCAGTCGCCCGATCTCGCCGCCGAGGAGATGGAGCGGTGCGTGCGCGACCTGGGGCTGTGCGGGGTGGAGATCGGCAGCCACGTCAACGACTGGAATCTGGATCAGCCCGAGCTGTTTCCGTTCTTCCGCCGGGCGGAGGAGCTCGGCGCTGCGATCTTCGTCCACCCCTGGGACATGATGGGGAAGGAGCGGATGCCTCGCTACTGGCTTCCCTGGCTGGTCGGGATGCCGGCGGAGGTTTCGCTCGCCATCTGCTCGATGATCTTCGGCGGCGTCCTGGAGCGCCTGCCGAAGCTGCGGATCGCGTTCGCGCACGGGGGCGGAGCTTTCCCCGGAACGCTGGGCCGGATCGAGCGAGGCTTCGCCGCCCGTCCCGATCTCTGCGCCGTGGACAACCCCGTTCCTCCGCGCGCCTATCTCGGCCGGTTCTATCTCGATTCGCTGGTTCACGACCCCGTCGCGCTGAAGGTCATCCTGGATCTCGCGGGATGCGACAAGGTGGCGCTCGGGAGCGACTATCCCTTCCCGCTGGGGGAGCCGGTGCCCGGCACGACGATCGAGGCGGTGGAAGGAATCACTCCCGGGATGATCGATCGCCTCTTTCGGGGCACGGCGCTCGAGTTCCTCGGCCTGAATCACGATCGATTTTTCTCCTGA
- a CDS encoding SDR family oxidoreductase, translated as MAVSEERRALQGKSALVCGATRGIGRACAREFARLGARVTVMARSDEGLREAVEEIGAESGRGGPAHDALRADFDDVAAVQRVVSESLAAGAGFHILLNNSGGPPGGPLLDAEPESFLKAFRRHLICNHVLAKLLVPGMKQAGYGRIINIVSTSIKQPIPGLGVSNTVRAAVASWAKTLSAELAPFGITVNNVLPGATRTDRLLQIIRDRARASGRGEKEIEEEMKRDIPAGRFGEAEEIAAAAGFLALPASGYVNGISLAVDGGRTTAL; from the coding sequence ATGGCGGTGAGCGAGGAACGGCGGGCACTTCAGGGAAAATCGGCGCTCGTCTGCGGGGCGACGCGCGGGATCGGCCGCGCCTGCGCGCGGGAGTTCGCCAGGCTCGGCGCCCGGGTCACCGTGATGGCGCGCAGCGACGAGGGACTCCGCGAGGCGGTCGAGGAGATCGGCGCGGAGAGCGGGCGCGGCGGCCCGGCTCATGACGCTCTGCGCGCCGATTTCGACGATGTCGCGGCCGTGCAGCGGGTCGTGTCGGAGAGCCTCGCCGCGGGGGCCGGCTTCCACATCCTCTTGAACAACAGCGGCGGGCCGCCCGGAGGGCCGCTCCTGGACGCGGAGCCCGAGTCGTTCCTCAAGGCCTTCCGCCGCCACCTGATCTGCAATCACGTGCTGGCGAAGCTCCTCGTGCCCGGGATGAAGCAGGCGGGATACGGACGCATCATCAACATCGTCTCCACCTCGATCAAGCAACCGATTCCGGGGCTCGGGGTCTCGAACACCGTCCGCGCCGCGGTCGCCTCCTGGGCCAAGACGCTTTCCGCGGAGCTCGCTCCTTTCGGGATCACCGTGAACAACGTGCTCCCCGGGGCGACCCGCACCGACCGCCTTCTGCAGATCATCCGGGATCGCGCGCGGGCCTCCGGGCGCGGCGAGAAGGAGATCGAAGAGGAGATGAAACGCGACATTCCGGCCGGACGCTTCGGCGAAGCGGAGGAGATCGCCGCGGCGGCCGGCTTCTTGGCGCTTCCGGCCTCGGGCTACGTCAACGGAATCAGCCTGGCGGTCGACGGCGGGAGGACCACGGCGCTATGA
- a CDS encoding cyclase family protein, translated as MIYDISPVVSPRLQVWPGDTPPAREVLLDMNHGDNLTLSTLRATVHLGAHADAPSHYAAQGAAIESRPLDVYLGPCQVVALSVPFATRILPAMLAAPIRVERVLFATGTFPDPERFNDDFAALSPELVDHLHEQGVRLVGIDTPSVDLFHSKDLPSHRACLHHDLAILEGLVLTGVPAGLYELIALPLRLEGFDASPVRAVLRDRQS; from the coding sequence ATGATCTACGACATCAGCCCCGTCGTCTCGCCGCGGCTCCAGGTCTGGCCGGGAGACACGCCGCCCGCCCGCGAAGTGCTGCTCGACATGAACCACGGGGACAACCTCACCCTGTCGACGCTGCGCGCCACCGTCCACCTCGGCGCCCATGCCGACGCTCCCAGCCATTACGCCGCCCAGGGGGCGGCGATCGAGTCGCGCCCGCTCGATGTCTATCTGGGTCCCTGTCAGGTCGTGGCGCTGAGCGTCCCGTTCGCCACGCGCATCCTCCCCGCAATGCTCGCGGCCCCGATCCGGGTGGAGCGCGTCCTGTTCGCCACGGGCACCTTCCCCGATCCGGAGCGCTTCAACGACGATTTCGCGGCGCTCTCCCCCGAGCTCGTCGATCACCTCCACGAGCAGGGCGTCCGGCTGGTCGGGATCGACACGCCGAGCGTCGACCTCTTCCACTCGAAGGACCTCCCCTCCCATCGGGCCTGCCTGCACCACGACCTGGCAATCCTCGAGGGGCTCGTTCTGACGGGCGTCCCCGCGGGACTCTACGAGCTCATCGCCCTGCCGCTGCGGCTCGAGGGCTTCGACGCCAGTCCGGTCCGCGCCGTGCTGCGCGACCGGCAATCATGA
- a CDS encoding tryptophan 2,3-dioxygenase family protein codes for MDLSYASYLKLPELLRLQEPRSRPEEHDEMLFIVIHQVYELWFKLLLHELEKIKADFSANHLFEAIAGFKRIRTVMKTLVGQLDILETMTPLSFSGFRDRLETASGFQSAQYREIEFVLGMKRPEILGSQRPGSPERAALERRLAERTVLDHFYDFLEKRGASIPAELRDRDVALPSVPDARVQDEIYRLYTTQPEVAILIELMTDFDEGQQEWRYRHVKLTERTIGNKIGTGGTSGVEFLKGTLFKSYFPDLWAIRHRF; via the coding sequence ATGGATCTGAGCTACGCCTCCTACCTCAAGCTTCCCGAGCTGCTCCGGCTGCAGGAGCCGCGCTCCCGGCCGGAAGAGCACGACGAGATGCTGTTCATCGTCATCCACCAGGTCTACGAGCTGTGGTTCAAGCTCCTGCTGCACGAGCTGGAGAAGATCAAAGCCGACTTCTCCGCGAACCATCTGTTCGAGGCGATCGCCGGGTTCAAGAGGATCCGGACGGTGATGAAGACGCTGGTCGGCCAGCTCGACATCCTGGAGACCATGACCCCGCTGTCGTTCTCGGGATTCCGCGATCGCCTGGAGACCGCCTCCGGCTTCCAGTCGGCGCAATACCGCGAGATCGAGTTCGTGCTCGGGATGAAGCGCCCGGAGATCCTGGGTTCCCAGCGCCCCGGCTCCCCGGAGCGCGCGGCGCTCGAGCGGCGTCTCGCGGAGCGCACGGTCCTCGATCACTTCTACGACTTCCTGGAGAAGCGCGGCGCCTCGATCCCGGCGGAGCTGCGCGACCGGGACGTGGCGCTCCCCTCCGTCCCCGACGCCAGGGTCCAGGACGAGATCTATCGCCTCTACACCACGCAGCCCGAGGTCGCCATCCTGATCGAGCTGATGACCGACTTCGACGAGGGGCAGCAGGAATGGCGCTATCGCCACGTGAAGCTCACCGAGCGCACCATCGGGAACAAGATCGGCACCGGGGGGACCTCCGGGGTCGAGTTCCTCAAGGGGACGCTCTTCAAGTCCTATTTTCCGGATCTCTGGGCCATCCGGCACCGGTTCTGA
- a CDS encoding NAD(P)/FAD-dependent oxidoreductase, whose product MAASSARFSIVGGGLGGALMAIYLARAGHEVEIFERRGDPRKEKGAEGRSINLAISTRGLHALERAGLAAGVLKASVPLRGRMVHSPQGETRLQPYGIREDDVIRSVSRGGLNVLLLDAAESHANVRIHFGKRCTGVDLGAGTAFFADVESSETCRSEGDLLVGADGAFSAVRLQMQRIEGFNYRQDFLEHGYKELSMPATPGGGFAMEKNALHIWPRGGYMMIALPNVDGSFTCTCFWPLRGENSFAALTTRSEILRFFEERFPDAVPRMPTLAEDYVENPTSTLVTIRCSPWHHGGRMVLLGDACHAVVPFYGQGANAAFEDCVVLDECLARHAPRWDRAFEEFQRLRKEHTDALADLSLANFVEMRDKTASRLFQFEKRLEKGLHRLFPAWFVPLYTMVTFSRTPYAQAVRRARRQWIALAWALGLVLAFALLVLGGFQWI is encoded by the coding sequence ATGGCGGCGTCCTCGGCGAGATTCAGCATCGTGGGGGGAGGGCTCGGCGGGGCGCTGATGGCGATCTACCTCGCGCGGGCGGGCCACGAGGTGGAAATTTTCGAGCGCCGGGGAGATCCCCGCAAGGAAAAGGGAGCGGAGGGGCGGTCCATCAATCTCGCGATCTCCACGCGTGGCCTGCACGCGCTGGAAAGAGCGGGTCTGGCCGCCGGGGTCCTGAAGGCTTCGGTGCCCCTGCGCGGCCGGATGGTCCATTCGCCCCAGGGCGAGACCCGCCTGCAGCCCTACGGCATCCGGGAGGACGACGTGATCCGCTCCGTATCGCGCGGCGGGCTGAACGTCCTGCTCCTCGACGCCGCCGAGAGCCATGCCAACGTCCGGATTCATTTCGGGAAGCGCTGCACCGGCGTCGATCTGGGCGCCGGAACCGCCTTCTTCGCCGACGTGGAGAGCAGCGAGACCTGCCGCTCGGAGGGAGACCTGCTGGTGGGCGCCGACGGGGCCTTCTCGGCGGTCCGGCTCCAGATGCAGCGGATCGAGGGATTCAACTACCGCCAGGATTTTCTGGAGCACGGCTACAAGGAGCTGTCGATGCCGGCGACGCCAGGCGGCGGATTCGCCATGGAGAAGAACGCCTTGCACATCTGGCCCCGGGGCGGCTACATGATGATCGCCCTGCCGAACGTCGACGGCTCCTTCACCTGCACTTGCTTCTGGCCTCTTCGAGGAGAGAACAGCTTCGCCGCCCTCACGACCCGCTCGGAAATCCTCCGCTTCTTCGAAGAACGGTTTCCGGACGCCGTCCCGCGCATGCCCACACTCGCGGAGGACTACGTCGAGAACCCGACCAGCACGCTCGTGACGATCCGCTGCTCGCCGTGGCACCACGGTGGCCGGATGGTGCTGCTGGGCGACGCCTGCCACGCCGTGGTCCCCTTCTACGGCCAGGGAGCGAACGCCGCGTTCGAGGATTGCGTCGTCCTGGACGAATGCCTGGCGCGCCACGCGCCGCGGTGGGATCGGGCGTTCGAGGAGTTCCAGCGTCTTCGCAAGGAGCACACCGACGCCCTGGCCGACCTGTCGCTGGCCAACTTCGTGGAGATGCGGGACAAGACCGCCTCCCGCCTGTTCCAGTTCGAGAAGCGCCTCGAAAAAGGACTGCACCGCCTCTTTCCCGCCTGGTTCGTTCCGCTCTACACGATGGTCACGTTCAGTCGGACTCCCTACGCGCAGGCGGTCCGGCGCGCCCGCCGCCAATGGATCGCCCTGGCCTGGGCGCTCGGCCTGGTCCTCGCCTTCGCGCTCCTTGTCCTCGGAGGTTTCCAATGGATCTGA